Proteins from a genomic interval of Rhizobium lusitanum:
- a CDS encoding kinase-like protein has product MSQQIHFRLPLPFPPPLMQTGKKCAEEDNARLAHIDELLSTASDPSNGGFLLAEESYCAIRRLEAKASKRFRNACDAHKQAVERHIAPTLLTIAEGRQPTTEAIAALIRIVAVDPIRSAFRGRHAGIDPSAETHAGIESLRRVWPNFRAWWATHFEIFDPVQFPIVDLWQFFLPLAQWIISERATVRPYGMFMVAFNGSPGAGKTVTTGVLTVLLNSLLDPTVDGRAVARSGDDWYLSKADREPLRACGFDPGRPGLSNRAPPGTQDLGRLRRNIAELDASTPESRIYLANFDKQSDDIPLGNAATVTIDGKVAVFLFDLWFAGAGTTSDPSAQDSLLRQNIAAELYNWKPIFDRIDALFAFNWPSFDSMVEERETQEQLIELKRGKRGMSAEDIVCFMDYMINKCWDWDNLSPLPDSSRITFRLWRDSNHRIIAIEKGGLAWTNKTTSTAKYPHKPSH; this is encoded by the coding sequence ATGAGCCAGCAAATTCACTTTAGATTGCCTCTTCCCTTTCCGCCACCGTTGATGCAGACGGGAAAGAAGTGTGCCGAAGAGGATAACGCGCGACTAGCCCACATTGACGAGCTTTTGTCCACCGCGTCGGATCCCAGCAATGGCGGCTTCTTGCTCGCCGAGGAGAGCTACTGCGCGATCCGAAGACTAGAGGCCAAGGCATCTAAGCGCTTCCGCAATGCGTGCGATGCACATAAACAGGCAGTTGAACGCCACATCGCTCCGACGTTGCTCACAATCGCCGAAGGTCGACAACCAACTACGGAGGCAATTGCTGCCCTGATCCGCATAGTTGCAGTCGATCCGATCCGCTCAGCATTTAGGGGTAGGCACGCCGGGATCGATCCCTCCGCAGAAACTCACGCGGGGATTGAAAGCTTGCGACGTGTCTGGCCCAATTTCCGGGCTTGGTGGGCGACGCATTTCGAGATATTCGACCCAGTGCAGTTTCCGATTGTGGACCTTTGGCAATTCTTCTTGCCCCTTGCCCAATGGATCATCAGCGAACGCGCGACAGTGCGCCCGTATGGGATGTTCATGGTGGCGTTTAATGGCAGTCCAGGTGCCGGGAAAACCGTCACGACGGGCGTATTGACAGTTCTGCTAAATTCCTTGCTGGATCCAACTGTGGATGGACGCGCTGTAGCGCGAAGCGGCGACGACTGGTATCTATCCAAGGCTGATCGTGAACCGCTACGTGCCTGTGGTTTTGATCCAGGGCGTCCGGGCCTTTCGAACCGGGCTCCGCCCGGTACGCAGGACCTCGGCCGTCTTAGGCGAAACATCGCTGAACTTGATGCGAGTACACCAGAAAGCCGTATATATCTGGCCAATTTTGACAAGCAAAGCGATGATATACCGCTCGGCAACGCCGCAACGGTTACAATAGACGGTAAAGTTGCAGTGTTTCTTTTCGATCTTTGGTTCGCAGGGGCCGGGACGACCTCAGACCCGTCAGCACAAGATAGCTTGTTGAGACAAAATATCGCCGCAGAGCTATACAACTGGAAGCCGATTTTTGATCGCATCGATGCACTCTTTGCATTCAACTGGCCGTCCTTCGACAGTATGGTTGAGGAACGCGAAACTCAGGAGCAGCTAATCGAACTAAAACGCGGGAAGCGTGGAATGAGTGCGGAAGATATCGTGTGTTTCATGGACTATATGATTAACAAGTGTTGGGATTGGGACAACCTTTCACCATTGCCCGACAGCAGCCGAATCACCTTTCGCCTCTGGCGCGACAGCAATCATCGCATCATCGCAATCGAAAAAGGAGGGCTAGCATGGACCAACAAAACGACGTCGACAGCCAAATATCCACACAAACCTTCTCATTGA